A stretch of the Planktothricoides raciborskii GIHE-MW2 genome encodes the following:
- a CDS encoding DMT family transporter, producing the protein MNSFPHISAVSDEIPQKLLLKSEKLWSFLSLLGGLISFSFVPVFTKWGALEISAETTIFDRFFLTTIILGLASGIQALYRQFKPKLEPSQLLPKPALSLMQLLGLLLLTGTFLAAMLLSLAWSLIQTTVANCELINNLTPVFTVFGGWLLFKHRFDRRFLIGCAIAVSGLLIVGFNDFQIGIDKLQGDLLALVSALFLSAYLLGAEKLRNHWNTDTVLLGCFSCGIPLTLVVLAINHESLFPTSGQSWLPIFSMSVAGLLGQGMLLYSLKKLSSAFVALVFLLTPFTTAILARIMFLETVSWSNSFAFFVVIIGLSLTITSSSTFKEKDNNLPSYINSSEDA; encoded by the coding sequence GTGAATTCTTTCCCTCATATCTCTGCTGTATCCGATGAGATACCCCAAAAGTTGCTGTTAAAATCAGAAAAATTGTGGTCTTTTCTCTCTTTGTTAGGAGGATTGATATCGTTTTCTTTTGTTCCTGTTTTTACGAAATGGGGGGCTTTGGAGATTAGTGCAGAAACCACTATCTTTGATCGGTTTTTTCTGACCACGATTATTCTTGGTTTGGCAAGTGGAATCCAGGCTTTATATCGGCAATTCAAGCCGAAGTTAGAGCCATCTCAACTCCTACCAAAACCTGCCCTTTCCCTGATGCAATTGCTGGGGTTGTTACTGCTGACAGGAACTTTTTTAGCGGCAATGCTGCTGAGTTTAGCTTGGTCTTTAATTCAAACGACTGTAGCTAATTGCGAATTGATTAATAATCTGACTCCTGTTTTTACAGTTTTTGGGGGATGGCTATTATTTAAGCATCGCTTTGACAGACGTTTTCTGATCGGATGTGCGATCGCGGTTTCAGGATTATTGATCGTCGGATTTAATGACTTTCAGATCGGCATTGATAAATTACAAGGTGACTTATTAGCCCTTGTTTCAGCACTTTTTTTATCAGCCTATTTATTGGGAGCAGAAAAACTCCGCAATCATTGGAACACAGACACCGTATTGCTGGGATGCTTTAGCTGTGGCATACCATTGACCTTAGTGGTGCTGGCAATAAATCACGAAAGTTTGTTTCCCACCTCGGGGCAAAGTTGGCTACCAATTTTCAGTATGTCGGTTGCCGGTTTGCTTGGGCAAGGAATGCTTTTGTATAGCCTGAAAAAACTTTCCTCGGCCTTCGTAGCGCTGGTTTTTTTACTAACACCATTTACCACCGCAATCCTGGCTAGAATCATGTTTTTAGAAACAGTAAGCTGGTCTAATTCATTCGCATTTTTCGTAGTAATTATAGGACTTTCTTTAACTATTACTAGCTCTTCTACTTTTAAGGAAAAAGACAATAATCTACCATCTTATATTAATTCTTCAGAAGATGCTTAG
- a CDS encoding phytanoyl-CoA dioxygenase family protein has translation MLTSKAEIRTTRSLTPEQIAQYHKDGFLIIRGFFDLDEIEPMRKACEEDPNVMGYQTSIVDTFGKVYKVTTWTDLQQSYLGVVPRLARVVDGAEALLGEECYHWHSKILKKDPYCEGTVDWHQDCAFWYHNGCLFPHFATCTIAITANTKENGCIQMVKGSHLASRFDMARGDQAVFADPKRVKEIIKRLEVVDCEMEPGDVMFFHGNTLHCSGPNRTGSPRTVIHCHYNAVSNVPFWVEGQEHHQYKPIEKLPDSTIKDGNYSSVFEQHHFHPNEEGETGDGGLGIFKKQDWYISLEDDYSGKESPFANLEV, from the coding sequence ATGTTGACATCTAAGGCCGAAATTCGTACAACTCGATCTCTTACGCCAGAGCAGATTGCTCAATATCACAAAGATGGGTTTCTAATTATCCGAGGCTTTTTCGATTTGGATGAAATTGAACCAATGCGGAAAGCTTGCGAAGAAGACCCAAATGTTATGGGCTATCAAACCAGCATTGTTGATACCTTTGGCAAGGTTTATAAAGTAACTACTTGGACGGATTTACAACAAAGCTATTTAGGAGTTGTGCCGAGACTTGCTCGGGTGGTAGATGGAGCCGAAGCTCTTTTAGGAGAAGAGTGTTACCACTGGCATTCTAAAATTCTCAAAAAAGATCCCTACTGTGAAGGGACTGTGGATTGGCATCAGGATTGCGCTTTTTGGTATCACAATGGTTGTCTATTTCCTCACTTTGCCACTTGTACAATTGCCATTACTGCCAACACTAAAGAAAATGGCTGTATTCAAATGGTGAAGGGTTCTCATCTGGCTAGCCGATTTGATATGGCTCGGGGAGATCAAGCCGTATTCGCCGATCCGAAACGTGTCAAGGAAATTATTAAGCGTTTAGAGGTTGTTGATTGTGAGATGGAACCGGGGGATGTGATGTTTTTTCACGGTAATACCCTGCACTGTTCCGGCCCCAATCGTACCGGTTCCCCTCGTACCGTAATTCATTGCCATTACAATGCCGTTTCTAATGTACCTTTCTGGGTGGAAGGACAGGAACATCACCAATACAAACCAATTGAAAAATTACCTGATTCTACGATTAAGGATGGTAACTACTCATCCGTATTTGAACAACACCATTTTCATCCCAACGAAGAAGGAGAAACAGGTGATGGAGGACTGGGAATATTCAAAAAGCAAGATTGGTATATTAGCCTAGAAGACGACTATAGCGGCAAAGAAAGCCCTTTTGCTAACCTAGAAGTATAG
- a CDS encoding ectoine synthase, producing the protein MIIRKLSEIINSERDIAWGNGQSRRFLLARDGMGYSLTDTIIDAGTESLLEYTNHLEACYCIEGEGEVQSDGIVYPIEPGTMYALDRREAHYLRAKTQMRLICVFNPPLQGHESHKLSTEFSSSYAM; encoded by the coding sequence ATGATTATCAGAAAATTAAGCGAAATTATTAACTCTGAGCGAGATATTGCTTGGGGTAATGGCCAAAGTCGGAGATTTTTGTTAGCTAGAGATGGCATGGGCTATTCCCTGACGGATACCATAATTGATGCCGGAACAGAATCTCTGTTAGAATACACTAATCATTTAGAAGCTTGTTACTGCATTGAGGGAGAAGGCGAAGTACAATCTGATGGAATTGTTTACCCCATTGAACCAGGGACGATGTATGCTCTGGATCGACGGGAAGCGCATTATTTGCGGGCCAAAACTCAGATGCGTCTGATTTGTGTTTTTAATCCACCCCTTCAAGGTCATGAATCTCACAAATTATCAACTGAGTTCAGTTCCAGTTATGCCATGTAA
- a CDS encoding radical SAM protein has product MLCEDNRTLTRREENRVLNLEEYRQGKTYLKSLPLYVMVELTQGCNLHCTMCRPEVITISSRMMSAEIYEKIAAELFPTAQMVDLRGDGESLIIPDICKYIETTANYGVAIRFVSNMSFQRDDVLDLLIEKGCYLSISVDSADPEIFAHLRRGGNLTKVERNLRKLATGYRERWGSTERINLNTTVQYPALKSLPDLIDFAAEIGIQEIRLSSVHASPNSPLSLHNHDREVDDTLKKMQERSRLHGVKVAASTQVGTLPQKTDDTSACLHPWSYVSFKYDGFISFCDHLIGTGSEIYHLGHINESSFEQVWNGEKWQTLRQEHLSHRCPDAPYFKECSWCYKNRYIDFEHFFLPEAQKQICTL; this is encoded by the coding sequence ATGTTGTGTGAAGATAACCGAACCTTAACTCGTCGTGAAGAAAATCGGGTTTTGAATCTGGAAGAATATCGCCAGGGCAAAACCTATCTGAAAAGTCTTCCCTTGTATGTAATGGTGGAATTGACCCAGGGTTGCAATTTGCATTGCACCATGTGTCGTCCCGAAGTCATCACCATTTCCTCGCGGATGATGTCGGCAGAAATTTATGAAAAAATTGCGGCTGAACTTTTTCCCACAGCCCAAATGGTGGATTTGCGGGGAGATGGCGAAAGCCTAATCATACCGGATATTTGCAAATACATCGAAACAACGGCTAACTATGGGGTGGCAATTCGTTTTGTCAGCAATATGTCTTTCCAACGGGATGATGTACTTGATTTGCTGATCGAAAAAGGTTGTTATCTGTCGATTTCGGTGGATAGTGCCGATCCAGAAATTTTTGCTCACTTGCGTCGTGGCGGTAATCTTACCAAAGTAGAAAGAAATTTGCGAAAGTTGGCGACGGGTTATCGCGAACGTTGGGGTTCAACCGAGCGGATTAATCTGAACACCACTGTACAGTATCCAGCCCTAAAATCCTTACCCGATTTGATTGATTTTGCGGCGGAGATTGGCATTCAAGAAATTCGCCTGTCCTCCGTTCATGCCTCCCCTAATTCACCTTTAAGTTTGCACAATCACGATCGGGAGGTGGATGACACTCTTAAGAAAATGCAAGAACGCAGTCGCCTACACGGGGTGAAAGTTGCTGCCTCTACGCAGGTTGGTACTCTCCCCCAAAAAACCGACGATACTTCTGCTTGTTTACATCCTTGGAGTTATGTATCGTTTAAATATGACGGGTTTATTAGTTTCTGCGATCACTTGATTGGAACGGGTTCAGAAATTTACCATCTCGGTCATATTAATGAATCTTCTTTCGAGCAAGTTTGGAATGGGGAGAAATGGCAAACTTTACGTCAGGAACATCTTTCCCACCGTTGCCCTGATGCACCATATTTCAAAGAGTGTAGTTGGTGCTACAAAAATCGTTATATTGATTTCGAGCATTTCTTTTTACCGGAAGCTCAGAAGCAAATTTGCACTCTTTAA
- a CDS encoding aromatic ring-hydroxylating dioxygenase subunit alpha, translating into MLLQTKHLGLPSQYYTDAEIFAKEMKTLWRNTWQLVGRQETIPEPGDYLTYTLGEEPIFVVRATDGSLKAMHNLCPHRGAKLLEGEGSCAHHKITCPYHAWTYNLDGHLLGITKPKLFPNFDKSKIRLVPAQVGTWGGFIFVNPNAEAESLEDYLAEMPAFLENYDQDWNNLREVDRWFYDQPINWKLIVENYVEDYHFEAVHSQGFGTVYDSDNIRSLPTGRHLRIKVPYTNNQGGEFFTSFSESGKSSHQGYIFPNMMLNPHKKFLSVFHLIPIDAKHTRVEIIIYQSPTQFADIPYRKNEFRKGFDVLMEEDFSICRQIQAGINSRAYQVVQLAQDHELGVAHFQNVLSEYI; encoded by the coding sequence ATGCTGTTACAAACTAAGCACTTGGGGCTTCCTTCCCAATATTATACTGATGCAGAGATTTTTGCCAAGGAAATGAAAACCCTTTGGCGTAACACCTGGCAATTAGTAGGTCGGCAAGAAACTATTCCTGAACCTGGAGATTATCTCACCTATACTTTAGGAGAAGAGCCAATTTTTGTCGTGCGGGCAACCGATGGGTCTTTAAAAGCTATGCACAATTTATGTCCCCATCGTGGAGCAAAGTTATTAGAGGGGGAGGGGAGTTGCGCTCATCACAAAATTACCTGTCCCTATCATGCTTGGACTTATAATTTAGACGGTCATCTACTAGGAATTACTAAGCCTAAGCTTTTTCCTAATTTTGACAAATCTAAAATTCGCCTAGTTCCAGCACAAGTAGGAACCTGGGGAGGATTTATTTTTGTAAATCCCAATGCTGAGGCAGAATCTCTGGAAGACTACTTAGCCGAAATGCCCGCTTTTTTGGAAAATTACGATCAGGATTGGAACAATTTAAGAGAGGTTGATCGTTGGTTCTATGACCAACCTATTAACTGGAAATTGATTGTGGAAAATTACGTCGAAGATTACCATTTTGAGGCAGTCCACAGTCAGGGTTTTGGCACAGTTTACGACAGCGACAATATCCGCAGCTTACCCACTGGTCGTCACCTCCGCATTAAGGTTCCCTATACCAATAATCAGGGAGGAGAATTTTTTACTAGCTTTTCCGAATCCGGTAAAAGTTCTCATCAGGGTTACATATTTCCCAACATGATGTTGAACCCGCACAAAAAGTTTCTCTCTGTTTTTCATCTCATCCCTATAGATGCAAAACATACCCGAGTGGAGATTATTATTTATCAATCTCCTACTCAATTTGCAGATATTCCCTATCGAAAGAACGAGTTTCGTAAGGGGTTTGACGTGCTGATGGAAGAGGATTTTTCAATCTGTCGGCAAATTCAGGCTGGTATCAACTCACGCGCCTATCAAGTGGTGCAATTAGCCCAGGATCATGAGTTAGGCGTTGCTCACTTCCAGAATGTTTTGTCAGAATATATCTGA